Proteins encoded within one genomic window of Pseudomonas cannabina:
- a CDS encoding Na+/H+ antiporter subunit E gives MKRLFPAPLLSLALWMLWLVLNLSLSPGHVLLGALLGFLAPLLMAPLRPLPVRIRKPGTILKFFWMVGCDVVVSNLQVGLSIWRLKRRPPRSAFVRIPLDLHDAHGLAALAIVTTVVPGTVWSELALDRSVLLMHVFDLEDEAQFIEHFKTTYERPLMEIFQ, from the coding sequence ATGAAACGTCTGTTTCCGGCCCCCCTGCTCTCACTGGCGCTCTGGATGTTGTGGCTGGTGCTGAACCTGTCGCTCAGCCCCGGTCACGTGCTGCTGGGTGCTCTGCTGGGGTTTCTGGCACCGCTGTTGATGGCACCGTTGCGTCCGCTGCCGGTGCGCATTCGCAAACCGGGAACGATCCTGAAGTTTTTCTGGATGGTCGGCTGCGACGTGGTGGTGTCCAACCTGCAGGTCGGCCTGAGCATCTGGCGGCTCAAGCGTCGTCCGCCGCGCTCGGCCTTCGTGCGAATCCCGCTGGACCTGCACGACGCCCACGGTCTTGCCGCACTGGCGATAGTGACCACGGTAGTGCCCGGTACAGTCTGGTCGGAACTGGCGCTGGATCGCAGCGTGCTGCTGATGCATGTCTTCGATCTGGAGGACGAGGCGCAATTCATCGAACACTTCAAGACCACCTATGAGCGTCCATTGATGGAGATCTTTCAGTGA
- a CDS encoding monovalent cation/H+ antiporter subunit D — translation MSWMNQLIIAPILLPLLTAGLMLWLGEKHRPLKGRINLFSSILGLGISVVLMLWVQHSGSSGSIGVYLPGNWGVPFGIVLVVDHLSALMMVLTGIVGVCALLFALARWDRAGASFHALFQIQLMGLYGAFLTADLFNLFVFFEVLLAASYGLMLHGSGRARVSAGLHYISINLLASSLFLIGAALIYGVTGTLNFADLAIKIPQVSEADLGLLHAGAAILATAFLAKAGMWPLNFWLVPAYSSASAPVAAMFAIMTKVGIYTLLRLWTLLFSGQAGASAFFGGDWLIFGGMATIFTAAIAIIAAQRLERLASLSILVSAGILLSAIGFAQPSLTSGALFYLVSSTLALSAMFLLGELIERSRSANEIPLEEDADQLPRAVESLHPPPGTNLDDEQKVVVGQVIPMTVAFLGLSFIICALLIIGMPPLSGFIGKLTLLSALLNPLGLDVAKDEALLPRSWMLIGLLIFSGLASLIAFSRLGTQRFWTPHERPSPLLRRNECLPIVILLGLCIALTFKAEPLLRYTQDTAAALHEPKQYVQSVLATRPIPGPTSRDVNPEGQP, via the coding sequence ATGAGCTGGATGAATCAGCTGATCATCGCGCCGATCCTGCTGCCGTTGCTGACCGCCGGGCTGATGCTCTGGCTGGGCGAAAAGCACCGGCCGCTCAAAGGGCGCATCAACCTGTTCTCGAGTATCCTCGGGCTGGGCATCTCGGTGGTGTTGATGCTCTGGGTGCAGCACAGCGGCAGCAGCGGATCGATCGGTGTCTATCTGCCGGGCAACTGGGGCGTGCCGTTCGGTATCGTGCTGGTCGTCGATCACCTGTCGGCGCTGATGATGGTGCTGACCGGCATCGTCGGTGTCTGCGCGCTGCTTTTCGCCCTGGCGCGCTGGGATCGGGCCGGGGCCAGCTTCCATGCTTTGTTCCAGATCCAGCTGATGGGCCTGTACGGCGCGTTTCTGACCGCTGACCTGTTCAACCTGTTCGTGTTCTTCGAAGTCTTGCTCGCGGCGTCGTATGGCCTGATGCTGCACGGCTCCGGGCGGGCGCGCGTATCGGCCGGCCTGCATTACATTTCGATCAACCTGCTGGCCTCGTCGCTGTTTCTGATCGGCGCCGCCTTGATCTACGGCGTGACTGGCACCCTGAATTTCGCTGACCTGGCGATCAAGATTCCGCAGGTGTCGGAAGCCGATCTGGGCCTGCTGCACGCCGGCGCGGCGATTCTGGCCACGGCCTTTCTGGCAAAGGCCGGAATGTGGCCACTGAATTTCTGGCTGGTTCCGGCCTACTCGTCCGCCAGCGCACCCGTAGCGGCGATGTTTGCGATCATGACCAAGGTAGGCATCTATACCCTGCTGCGCCTGTGGACGCTGCTGTTTTCCGGGCAGGCCGGCGCTTCGGCGTTTTTCGGCGGCGACTGGCTGATCTTTGGCGGCATGGCGACGATCTTTACGGCGGCGATCGCGATCATTGCGGCCCAGCGTCTGGAGCGTCTGGCCAGCCTGAGCATCTTGGTGTCGGCGGGCATTCTGCTGTCGGCAATCGGTTTTGCTCAGCCCAGCCTGACGTCAGGTGCGCTGTTTTATCTGGTCAGCTCGACCCTTGCCCTGAGCGCGATGTTCCTGCTGGGCGAATTGATCGAACGTTCGCGCTCGGCCAACGAAATCCCGCTGGAGGAAGACGCCGACCAGTTGCCACGCGCCGTGGAGTCGCTGCATCCGCCGCCCGGCACCAACCTGGACGACGAGCAAAAAGTCGTGGTCGGCCAGGTCATTCCCATGACCGTGGCCTTTCTGGGCCTGAGCTTCATCATCTGCGCGCTGCTGATCATCGGCATGCCGCCGCTGTCCGGGTTCATCGGCAAGCTGACGCTGCTCAGCGCCTTGTTGAACCCGCTGGGGCTGGATGTTGCCAAGGACGAGGCGCTGCTGCCCCGCTCATGGATGTTGATCGGCCTGCTGATTTTTTCCGGACTGGCGTCACTGATTGCCTTTTCCAGGCTCGGCACGCAGCGCTTCTGGACACCCCACGAGCGCCCTTCGCCACTGTTACGGCGCAATGAGTGCCTGCCAATCGTCATCCTGCTCGGCTTGTGCATTGCGCTGACCTTCAAGGCCGAGCCGCTGCTGCGTTACACGCAAGACACCGCTGCCGCACTGCATGAGCCCAAACAGTATGTGCAGTCGGTGCTCGCGACACGACCGATCCCCGGCCCGACCAGTCGTGACGTGAACCCGGAGGGGCAACCATGA
- a CDS encoding Na+/H+ antiporter subunit C, translating to MEEVIAVAIGVLAASGVWLILRPRTFQVVMGLCLLSYGVNLFIFSMGSLFIGKEPIIKDGIPQDLLNYTDPLPQALVLTAIVISFAMTALFLVVLLASRGLTGTDHVDGREPKA from the coding sequence ATGGAAGAAGTCATCGCAGTCGCCATCGGTGTTCTCGCCGCCTCGGGAGTCTGGCTGATCCTGCGCCCGCGAACCTTTCAGGTGGTCATGGGCCTGTGCCTGCTCTCTTACGGGGTCAACCTGTTCATTTTCAGCATGGGCAGCCTGTTCATCGGCAAGGAACCGATCATCAAGGACGGTATTCCCCAGGACCTGCTCAATTACACTGACCCGCTGCCGCAGGCACTGGTGCTCACCGCCATCGTCATCAGCTTTGCCATGACCGCGCTGTTTCTGGTGGTGCTGCTCGCCTCCCGAGGCCTGACCGGCACCGACCACGTCGATGGCCGGGAGCCCAAGGCATGA
- a CDS encoding Na+/H+ antiporter subunit G, translating to MNELSGSVPFWAEILTAGLLIVSSLFALTGAIGLLRLKDFFQRMHPPALASTLGAWCVALASIIYFSALKSEPVIHAWLIPVLLAITVPVTTLLLARTALFRKRMAGDDVPAEVSSGRVDGESSGG from the coding sequence ATGAACGAACTGTCCGGTTCCGTCCCTTTCTGGGCTGAAATACTCACTGCCGGGCTGCTGATCGTCAGCAGCCTGTTCGCCCTGACGGGCGCCATCGGGCTGTTGCGCCTGAAAGACTTCTTTCAACGCATGCATCCACCGGCACTGGCGTCGACACTGGGCGCGTGGTGCGTGGCATTGGCGTCGATCATCTACTTCTCGGCACTCAAGTCAGAGCCGGTCATCCATGCCTGGCTCATTCCGGTGCTGCTGGCGATTACCGTGCCCGTGACGACCCTGTTGCTCGCGCGCACTGCGTTGTTCCGCAAGCGCATGGCCGGTGACGATGTACCGGCCGAGGTGAGCAGCGGTCGCGTCGACGGCGAATCAAGCGGAGGCTGA
- a CDS encoding K+/H+ antiporter subunit F codes for MSALLDNAILISLLIFALTMVITLLRLIKGPSAQDRVLALDYLYIIAMLMMLVLGIRYASDTYFEAAMLIALFGFVGSFALAKFLLRGEVIE; via the coding sequence GTGAGTGCACTGCTCGACAACGCGATTCTGATCAGCCTGCTGATCTTCGCCCTGACCATGGTTATCACCCTGCTGCGCCTGATCAAAGGCCCTTCCGCGCAGGACCGGGTACTGGCGCTGGACTACCTGTACATCATCGCCATGCTGATGATGCTGGTATTGGGTATCCGCTACGCCAGTGACACCTATTTCGAGGCGGCGATGCTGATCGCTCTGTTTGGCTTCGTTGGCTCGTTCGCACTGGCCAAATTCCTGTTGCGCGGAGAAGTGATCGAATGA